The segment GATGCGAACGTACGGCACAAGGTCGCGCGGAAGCCTCTTTGCCGTCGTCGTTCTGGCAAACGCGCTCGCGGGTCATGAAGCTCGAGCGAGCTGGCCGCCTCCAGCCGAAGCGACCTCGAAGGATGTCGCCGATCCGAAGTACTGGCCGAACGACCCGGACTACGGCGCTTCCGCGGAAAGCGACGGTCAGTGGACGCACTACGGATTTCTGCCGAATGCGGCCGCGGGCATCGTTCGCCGCAAAGACGAAATCGCTGCCGGAATGAGCATCGATCTTGCGTGGCGCATCTCGATTGGCGATCCACGCGTCATCATCGCCGTCACCGACACCGGCGTTTTGTGGGACAAACCCGATCTCCTCGACAAGATCTTCATCAACCACCGCGAGCTCTCCACACACAAACCGCTCCATGCGGATCAATCCGCTTGCGGCGGTGTGGGCGAATTCGCTGGATTCGACTGCAACGGCGACGGCGCATTCACCATCTCCGACTACGCCGAGTCCCTGAGCGTGCCTGCGGATGATCGCAACGGCAACGGCGTGATCGATGCGGGCGATCTGCTGCTCGCCTTCTCCGACGGCATCGATGACGACGGCAATGGCTACGCCGACGACATTGCCGGTTGGGACTTCGCGAAGGATGACAACAATCCTTTCGACGACACACGCGCAGGGCATGGAACGGTCGATGCCGCCGTAGCGGCCGCATCGACGAACAACGGGATCGCGGGAGCTGGGGTTTGTCCGCGCTGCAGAGTTTTACCCTTGCGCGTGGCCGATGGCCTATCCGCCGATGCGCAGGACTTCGCGCAAGCCGTCACGTACGCGACCGACACTGGCGCGAAGGTCGTTCAGTCGGCCCTGCAATTGCCCAACATGACGCGCTTCGCGGAAGCGGCGCTCGCATACGCCCATGCGAAAAACGTTCTCGTCGTCACGGCCACGTCGCACGTTGGATCGCGCCAAAACGACATGCCTGCCACGAGCAACCACACGCTTGTGGTGCATGCTCTGGGTTACGATGGGACAAACGCCGCGTCGTCCCAGAGCTTCCTCGATGCGCGAGCGTGCGCGCACTACGGCGGCCAGGGTTTCTTGTCGGCATCGAGCCCGAGCTGCACGAGCGGCGTCGCCGGAGCGGTCGCGGGCATCGCTGGGCTCATGGCGTCCACGGCGCTCGAACACGGGCCCACGCCGGGTCTGACGGCGGGCGAGATGCAAGCGCTGCTTTTGAACACGGCTGACGACGTCGACGTGGCGGAATCGCGCGTTGCAGGATCGCCCTACCAGTATTCGCAATACGGGTTCGATGAACGTTTTGGGTACGGACGAATCAACGCGAGCCGCGTGCTCGAAGCCATCGTCGCGAAGAAAATCCCTGCGGAAGTGAACATTACGTCGCCACGTTGGTTCGAGGCGCTGTACGCGGACGCGGTGGGGAGCCCGATTGCGATCGACGGGTTGATCGCTGCGCCGCGGGCAAACGCCTATGACTACGTCGTCGAATGGGCGAGTGGTGTCGAGCCGAGCGAGAAAGACTTCGAGGGTCACATCATCGCCGCACAAGACAACATCGACCCCACGACGAAAGTCGGTGACGCGACGCCGCTCGCGCTGCTCGACGTGCGCCATGTAGCTGCGCTCATCGAGGGCAGCTCGGAAGCGCTGCATCCGCCGAGTGATCACGCCATCACGGTTCGCGTGCGAGCCACTGCGCATTACGGAGGCACGGTCGGAGACGTCGCCAGCGAGACGCGTCGCACCTACTTCGTGCACACCGATCCCGATCTTGCGCCAGGATTCCCGGTCGCACTTGGGGACAGCATCGAATCGAGCCCCAAGATGGCGGACATCGACGGCGATGGCGTGCGCGATCTCGTCGTGCTCACGAGTGGCGGCTTCGTCCATGCCTTTGCGCTCACGAAGGTTGGTCCTACCCCTCTGCCTGGTTTTCCTTTCCAAACCAACATCGTCGATGGCCTCGCTTCCTCGAGCCCTCCCGGCATTCCGAGCTATACGACAGCGCCGGGATATACATCGGGAGCGGTGAGCGTCGACGTCGCGCGTGAAGGGTTCATCAACGCCCCCGCCATTGCGGACCTCGATGGTGACGGCACCGTCGAGATCGTTGCGTCGTCGTTTGCCGGGACAATCTACGTCATCCAGAGCGACGGTTCGTCTCGGCCTGGTTTTCCCAAGGCGTTGCCGCGCGTTCCATCGTGTCCCGAGAGTCCTTCCATGGGTCCACCTCTGGCTCTTTGCATGGACGAGACAAACCGTATCGCTCGCGGCGCATTTGCGTCCCCTGTGCTCGTCGATCTCGATGGCGACGACAAACTCGACATCGTCCAAGCTGCTTTCGATGGGCACGTGTACGCCTTCGACGAAGCAGGCAATGACGTGCCTGGTTTTCCGGTGGCCGTGAACTTCGCAGGCGCCGGACAAAAGCCCGTGCACAGCCGCATCATGACGACACCGGCCGTGGCGGACATGAACGATGATGGAATCGTCGACATCGCCGTCGGCTCGAGCGAGCGCGTTGGGCAAGCGGGACACTTCGGGGCGCTCTACGTCATCGATGGTCGGGGCATGACCGCTCCATTCGGCCCCGTGCTCGCAGGCTGGCCCGTGACGGTGACGTCGTCGAACATCGCACCGCTGTTTGCCGAAGGCTTGACGAGCTCGCCCGTGATCGCCCGTTTCGGGGCAGCAGCGGCGGTGGTTGCTCATGGCAACGGCGGCATTCCTTTTGTTTTACCTTCCAAACCTGGCCCACAAGCCACGTTCGGAGCGCTTCCCGAGTTTGCCCTTCCGGAACATCCCGATCCGATGGATGGGGCCAAAACGATTCGCGGTTTCGATCCAGCCGACCGCTTTGGTCCGTTTTCGCGCGTACCGCAGCCGAACACGATGCTTGGACTGCTCTCGAGCCCTGCGGTTGGCGACATCGATCAAGATGGCGAGAACGACGTCGTCACGGCCGGTGGTTCGGCGTCGCTCGTCGATCGCTTGCGTGGCGACGAACCCGACGATCGAGGTGATCATCAGGTTGCAGCATGGAGCGGCGCAACCGGCGCCATGCTTCCAGGATCGCCCTTTTTGTCCGAAGGTTGGAGCTCTCTCCAAGATCACGCCATCGCGGACCTCGATGGCGACGACTACCCTGAAATCATCGGCGGCAGCAGCGGATATCTTTTGCATGCATACGATGGCTGCGGGCGCGAGCCTTCGGGTTTTCCCAAGTTCACGGGGCAGTGGATTGCCGGCACGCCTGCCGTTGGCGACCTCGACGACGATGGTTCGTTGGAGTTGGCCGTCGGTACGCGCAGCGGTTTCCTATACGTGTGGCGCACGCGCGGCCGCACCGACGGCGTGATTGCTTGGGAAAGCTTCCATCACGACAACCGCAACACGGGCAACCTCGCAACTCCGCTCGAGCAGGGCGTCCTGCGCAAAGCCGCCGCTCCGCTGTCGGAGGATGCTTGCCGGGAACCTCCACCTCCGCCTGCGTTTCGAGCTTTGGGTGGGTGTGCTTGTCGCACGGCAAGCAGTGACGAGCCTGTCCCGCCGCTCGCGCTGCTGCTCGGGGGCGCTTGCGTAGCCTTCGTACGACGTCGTGCACGGCGATGAGCATTTGAGCCAGCTCGATGTACAGTCGAAGCACATGGCGTCATCAGTGCACATCTACCTCTCGCCCGGCATGTTTGGCTTCGCGCGCCTCGCTTCGTTCGAGTACTTCGAGCACCTCGTCGTGGCGCTGGAAGAGCGCTTTCGCAGTCGTGGCAGGTCGGTGTCGGTTCACATTTGCGACGTGCATCCGACCGCGAGTGTTTGTCGGCGTGCAGCGAAACTCGCGCGGATGATTGCCACGACGGCCGGGAACGACGCATCGCCGATTCACATCGTTGGTCATTCGACAGGCGGGCTCGATGCACGTCTCGTTGCTTCGCCAACCGCACGGCTTCCCGGTGTCAGCGCGAGCGACCTATCGTGGCTCCCGCGCCTTGCGTCCGTCACGACGATGAACACGCCGCATTACGGCACTCCGCTCGCCGCGTTCTTCGCGACCGTCAGCGGACAACGCATGCTTTATGCGATTTCGGCGCTCACCGTCACCGCCCTGAAGCTCGGTGCACCGCCCTTGGCTGCAACGTCTGCGCTCGTTGCGGCGTTTGGGCGTTTGTCGATCGGGAACTTCGAGCTCGACCTCATCAATCGATCGGTCGATGCGGTTGCGAAGGTCCTCGACGAGGCATCGAGCCGCGAGCTGCGCATGTGGTTGGATCTCTTGCGCGAGGATCAGGGCGCGATCGTGCAGCTCATGCCCGAAGCGATGGACATGTTCCAAGCGGGTGTCGAGGATCGGCCTGGCGTTCGTTATCAATCGGTCGCGACGTACGCGCCGCAGAATGCCGTGAAGGATTGGCTGTCAGCGCTGCGTTCGCCGTGGGCCGCGATGAGCGCCGCCATCTTCACGGCACTTTACAACCTCACGGCGCGCATCGATCAGCGTTATCCCTGTGCGCCTGCCGATGGAGTTGCGCAGGCCAAACTCAAAGCGATGCTGGGCGAGGTGATCGAGCCGTGCGCGAACGACGGTGTCGTCCCGTTGAGCTCACAGATTTGGGGCGATCTCATCTGGGTCGGCAAAGCCGACCATCTCGACATCGTGGGTCACTTTCCAGGCCCTGGCGGTCACACGGACTGGCTTGCGAGCGGCGCTCGATTTCAGCGGGTTCGTTTCGATGTCGTCATGGACCGCATCGTCGCCGGCATGATGGTCGGCGAGCAATTGCGGGAAACGAAAGTCCCCGTGTCGGAACGTGCACCCGTGAGTTCGTCGTTGCAAACTAGCGCATGAGTGTCGAGCGCCCATCGCTTCAGGTTCTTCATGACGAGCTCGTCGAATGCCGACGGTGCGAGCGTCTGGTCGAGTGGCGCGAAAGCGTAGCGGCGACGAAACGTCGCGCGTACCGTGACGAAGTCTACTGGGGTCGTCCTGTCCCAGGGTTTGGCGATCCAAACGCGACGCTCGTCCTGGTGGGTCTTGCGCCGGGAGCTCACGGTGCCAATCGCACGGGACGCATGTTCACTGGAGATCGCTCGGGCGACTTTCTTTACGCCGCGTTGCACCGAGCGGGCGTGGCGTCGCAGGCTTCGAGTGTCGCGCGAGACGACGGACTCGAGCTCCGCGGCGTTTTCATTACGGCTCCCTGTCATTGCGCGCCGCCGGACAACAAGCCGACGCCGAGCGAGCTCCAGGCTTGTCGACACTGGTTGTTGGCCGAGCTTCGGCTGCTGGCACGAGCGCGAGTTTTCTTGGCTCTTGGAAAAATTGGCTACGATGCGATCGTCGGTTTGTCCAAGCAAGCAGCGCTGGATCGTGCGGCTGTGGTCGCCAAGGTTCCGCCGTTTGCCCATGGAGGGTCGGCGCAGATTCCGGATCCTCGCGGAACTGCTGCAAAGGCTTGGCTATTTGGCAGTTATCACGTCAGTCAGCAGAACACGCAGACGGGTCGGCTGACGGAGGCCATGTTCGATGCGGTCTTGACGAGAGCACTCGAGCAGGCGCGTCGCTGAATCGAGCGTCACTTGGTGAGCATTTTTTGGAGCTCGCCGGACTGGTGCATCTCCGCGAGAATGTCGCTGCCGCCGACGAATTTTCCGTCGATGTAGACTTGCGGAATCGTGGGCCAGTTGGAGAATTCCTTGATTCCTTGGCGGATGTCCGGGTCTTTGAGGACGTTGACGTCCTTGAAGTCGGCGCCGGCGGCTTGGAGAATTTTCACGGCGCGGTCGGAGAATCCGCACTGGGGGAACGTTTTGGTGCCCTTCATGAAGAGCACTACGCGGTTTTGATCGACGATTTCTTGGATTCTTCGATTGACGTCACTCATGTCGCACCTTCGGCGGTCCCTAACGTAGCGTAACTTCGCGACGATGCACGAAGGGATCGTCGAGCCGTGTGCGCTTGACCCGTGACCGTTCGTGCCAAACCATTTTTTGAGCTTTGGGCGAAGTCGTTATTGGGTGTGCGATTGCATTCACATATGGAAATTGCGGCCTTTGTCGTACGTCGTGGTCACTGCGACTGGTCAATCGATTGACCAGTCGTGCAGGACAGAAATCGTGAGCGACGAATGATCGGCGCATGAAAAAGGCATGAATGAAGCCCACCAATGGCTCGAATTGTGCGATTACATTTGTTCGACACGCCCTTCGAAGCTTATTGCAGGTTTGTCGCTGGCGCGTGGCCAACCTGATTCCAAGGAGACCTCTGATGCTGTCGTTCTCGAAAAGTGCTTTGTGCCTGCTCCTTGCAAGTCCCCTGATCGCGGCGGTGATTGCTGCGGGTTGCAGCGATACTGCCAACACGAGCGACACGTCGAGCAGCGGCACGACGCAATCGGGAAGCAGCAGTGGCGATGGCGGGGCCGGAGGTAGTGGCGGCGCAGGCGGTGCGGCCGGCGACGCGGGCACCGATGGAGCTGGAGCGTGGAGCGGTATGGATGGAGGGTTTGTCCAGTCCACATGCGTCAACCAGACGTACCAATGCGGTGACACGATCGACAATGACATGGACGGTCTTACGGATTGGCAGGATCCGGATTGCCTCGGCCCGTGCGACAACACCGAGAGCGGCTTGAACCTCGGCATCCCCGGCGGCGACGGTCCTGATTGCACGGTCGATTGTTACTGGGATTCGAACTCCGGCTCAGGCAACGACGGCTGCTACTGGAATCACCAATGTGATCCGCTATCTGTCCCTCCGAACTACTATCCGGAACCCTGGGCTGGCTCCAAGTGCGCATACAACGAGAATGCGAAGACGCCGGGGACAAACCTGACGTGCGACGAGCTGCTGAACAAGCAACCGGATACTTGCCTATCGATCTGTCCCAGCCTCACGCCAAACGGTTGCGACTGTTTCGGTTGCTGCCTCCTTTACAAGGACGGCAAGGAATACGGGCCGGTTTGGCTCGGTACCGAAGACGGCAACGGCAACTTTAGCTGCACCATCGACAAGCTCGGCACGGCCGATCAAGACAAAGCGTGCGCACCGTGTACGCCGGTCAAAAACGAGTGTTACAACGGGTGCGGCAAGTGCGAGCTTTGCATTGGCAAGGACGTGAGTGACCTGCCGCCCGAGTGTTTCCCGCCCCCGCCGCCCGATGGCGGAACCGACAGCGGCACGCCTGATAGCGGGACGGACGCGGGCATGCCACCTCCGCAATGCCCCGAGGGCGTGCAGCCCTGCGGTTTGCCCGGCCAGGACCTCTGTGAAATTGGCTGGTCCTGCATCACGGGCTGCTGCGTCCAAAACCCGAAATAATTCCACGTAACGCGCGACGGCGCTCAACAAACGACGAACTCCTTTCACCCCCAAGCACGAATTCGGTGTAAGTACATCGTCAACTCATACGTCTTCAGCGCGAGCGCCGGACACGCACGCGGCCGTGCGCTCGAACGATGTGCGGCCTTGTGCCGCGGACTTCGAATCTCGCAAGGAGCCCATAGAATGCGCCACTTCCTCATCGTCCCCGCAGCCACGCTCGCCCTTGTTTGTGGCTGCGGTGAATCCACGCCGGACCCGAACGACCCGTCCAGCCAAAACATGTACGGGCAGTACACGCCCCCCGCCAACACGGCAGCGCCGCCGCCAGGCGGGTACACGCAGCCCACGACGACGGCCACGACGACGGCCCCGACAAACCCGGGCATGCCCGGCACGACCGGAGCGGCAACTGGCAGCCCCGCAACGCCCATCGCCGTCCCTGCAGCCGCCGCGCTCCAGCCTCTCCTCACGCAGCTCGCAGCGGGCGAAGTCCAAGGCATGCAGCCCGATGGCGCCCCGTTCGCCGGCAATTTCCAAGAAGGTCAAGTGCTCGAGCAGCAATTCACCATTCAGGCAGGCAAGTGCTACTCCGTCGTCGGCGCAAGCATGGGCGTCCAGGAGCTCGACGTTCAGCTCGTCTTCCACCCGGCACCGCTTCCGCCTCAAGTTCTCGCCCAAGACAATACGCAGGGCGGCACGGCCGTGTTGGGCGGCAAGTCGAGCGGTTGCTTCAAGAACGCGCTCCCGGTCGGTGGCCCGGGCAAAATCATCATGAAGGCGACGCGCGGCGCCGGCCTGGCCATGGCGCAGATCTACATCAAGTAGTCTTCACGCTGCTCGATCCCCTCCCCCAGGCGTGCACGAAGTGCGCACGCCGCTCGGCCCGAACTTCGCAAGCGTTTTTCCGCAAACACCGTAGGCAAGCCGGGTGGGGCGCGGAAAATGCAATTTCACGGGTTTACCACGTCTACCCCCGGCCCGTCGCACCAGGGACGCAACGACGGCCCGTCCGCGCTCGATTGGAGACGCGATAGCACGTTTCGCATCGAAGGTTTGGTGTGTCGCCACTGCGCTCGGCGCGCCGTGGAAACGCTGCGAGGGTTGCCCGGTGTGCTCGCAGCAGCCGTGCGTTTGTCGCGCGAAACTGCAAGCGTGCGTTACGACGAGCGCGTCACGCACGAGCGCGAGATTGTCTTGGCCATGGCGCTGCGAGGTTATTGGCTCTCGCCGGCATCGGGCGCGCCGCCTGCCGAGCGCGCGTGGTTCGATGCTCCGCGGCTCGGCGTCGTCCTCGCACTGGTAGGAAATCTCGTTGCTCTTTCGTTGTGGAAGCCCGCTCGAGTCGCACCAAAGCTCGTGTGGATCGAGCTCGTATTTGCGCTCTTGCTCATTTTGGTCGCCGCGCCCCCGCTCATGACTAGAGCCGCTGCGTTTGCACGCAAGGGAATCGTCAGCAGCGAGCTCGTCGCACTCGGGGCAGCACTCGTCGCGCTCATGGTGGGTTTGTCCGGGTTCGTGCTCGGCAACGGAACCACTGTGATGACGCCGAATTTCCTCGCTCGTTTCGGCGATAGGCCCGATGCCACCATCCTGGTCGCCCTCGAAACCGCTGGTGCCATCGTCGGGTTTGCCTTTCTCGGTCATTACGTGCACCAAGCATTCGCTCGTCGCGCATTCGCCGACATCGATCGCGCGGTGCGCGGCCGATACGCACGCGTTCGCCGTGTCACGCCGCGTGAAGGTGACGTGGTCGTCCCCTGCGCGGTGCTTGCACCGGGTGATCGCATCAGGCTCGTTGCCGGAGAAGTTGCGCCTCTCGACATGCGCCTCGATGTCCCCGCGCGCGTTGCCGTGCCCGGAGGGACCATCGTCGATCGCGCTTCGGGCCAGATGCTCGCGCGCGGCGAGCGGCTCGCGTCACCATCCGTGACGGGTCGCATCGAGCACTTGGGGGGCATGGAGTCGTCGGCGGCCGTGGATGCGGTCGTTCAAAACACGGCGGCGCGGATCGAGCATGATGCGTTGCGCGGCGAAGGGGGACGATTCGAGAGCGTCGCGGCGCTCGCGCTCTTCGTTGCGGCAATCTGGTTCGCGCTTTTTTCGTGCATCGTGCACGCATTGCTTTTGCGAGGGCCGATTCAGCCTGGGGTTCTCCTTGCAGGCGTGGCGGTACTCGCAGGCGCATCGTCGGCTGGGTTCGTCGTTGGCCTTCCTCTCGCACGCATCATCGCCGTCATGCGAGCGCGCAGCGCAGGCGTCGTCATCAAGGATGCCGCTGCTTTGGAAACGCTCGCCGGGGTCGACTTCGCCTATTTCGACAAGACGGGCACGCTCACGGCCGGCGCGCCGTACGTCGTCCGTTTGTCCTGGTTACGTTCCGCTGAACCATCGATGCTGTCCGACGTGGCTGCGCTCGAAGCAGCGGCGACGCACCCCGTGGGACGGGCGATCGCGCGGCATCTCGCTGCCATCTGCGTCGAGCCCGCGGTGCTCGACGAACCGCCCGTCGTTCGCCCGAACGGCGTTTTCGGCATGGTGCGTGGCGTGCTCGTCGAAGTTTCCGCCGCAGAACCAGGCGAAAGCGTGCCACACGACATTCGAGCCGACACGAGCGTCGTGTGCTTCCGTCGCGAAGGACAAACCATGGGCATCTTCGAGCTTTCCGACCCAGTTCGTCTCGACGCACTCCAAGCACTTCGGGCCATGTGGCATCGTGGTATCGCTTGTCGCATCCTCAGCGGCGACAGCGCGGCGTCAACCATCGCGCTCGGACATCGCCTTGGTGTGCCCGCGGCGGGCAACATGGGCGTCGCGGACAAGGCTCGTGCGGTGCGGGCCCTACGAGAAGCGGGCGGACGTGTTCTTCACGTGAGTGATGGTCGCCCCGAGACTGCACGAGTCATTGCGGCCGATGTCATTGTCGCCGTGGCGCCCAACGCCCTGCCGGACAGCGTGGCGGCTCCCATCGTTTTGCGTGATCCGAGCTTGCACTCGCTCGTGTGGCTCGTCGATCTCGCGCGTGCGCTGCGTTCACGCACGCGCCTGCTTTTGACGTTCGCGCTGGCGTACAACGCCGTGATCGTTCCGCTCTGCGCGACGGGTTTCGTCTCGCCGATCGCAGCGGCTGCCCTTTCGTTCGGTGCGCTCTTGCTCATCTGCCTTCTGGCATCGCGGCTCATGACGAACCCCCGACGGTGGTACGTACACGACAAACTCGTACGACACCCCCCCGCGCCCTTTCCGACGAGCACACACGGTCATTCTTCCGCGGGCAAAAGGCAGGAATTCGCCAATTCGAGCCGGCAGTGAAGTGATTTGTCGCCATGACGACGGCATGTTCTCGACGAACGGCGGCGATGACGAACCCCAAAACGCGCGCAATGACTCGCCGCGACCCGAAATCAGCGTTAAGCTCGCAGCGATGCGCTTTGCTTCTTTGGTTTGTTCTTGTCTGCTCGTGATGGGAGTCTGCCCCATGTTGGGATGCAGCTCCGAGAGCAGCGAAGAGCCCGTGCGTTGGACGCCGCCGCCTCCATCGACGCCGGAAGTGTCCATCGCGTTCGATCAAATGCCCGAGCTGCTCGCGTTGGGCCTTCGCGAAGAACGCGCACTGCATGTCGTCGTGGATCCCCCGGGCTCCCACGAAGTGAACTTCGTGCTGCTCGGCGGTTCGCTCGATGCGAGGCTCGACCGCGCAACGGTCGAGACAAACGACGAAGGGCGCGCCAGCGTCCTGCTTCGCGCGCCGAACAAAGCCAC is part of the Polyangiaceae bacterium genome and harbors:
- a CDS encoding uracil-DNA glycosylase; translated protein: MSVERPSLQVLHDELVECRRCERLVEWRESVAATKRRAYRDEVYWGRPVPGFGDPNATLVLVGLAPGAHGANRTGRMFTGDRSGDFLYAALHRAGVASQASSVARDDGLELRGVFITAPCHCAPPDNKPTPSELQACRHWLLAELRLLARARVFLALGKIGYDAIVGLSKQAALDRAAVVAKVPPFAHGGSAQIPDPRGTAAKAWLFGSYHVSQQNTQTGRLTEAMFDAVLTRALEQARR
- the grxD gene encoding Grx4 family monothiol glutaredoxin; translated protein: MSDVNRRIQEIVDQNRVVLFMKGTKTFPQCGFSDRAVKILQAAGADFKDVNVLKDPDIRQGIKEFSNWPTIPQVYIDGKFVGGSDILAEMHQSGELQKMLTK
- a CDS encoding cation-translocating P-type ATPase gives rise to the protein MCRHCARRAVETLRGLPGVLAAAVRLSRETASVRYDERVTHEREIVLAMALRGYWLSPASGAPPAERAWFDAPRLGVVLALVGNLVALSLWKPARVAPKLVWIELVFALLLILVAAPPLMTRAAAFARKGIVSSELVALGAALVALMVGLSGFVLGNGTTVMTPNFLARFGDRPDATILVALETAGAIVGFAFLGHYVHQAFARRAFADIDRAVRGRYARVRRVTPREGDVVVPCAVLAPGDRIRLVAGEVAPLDMRLDVPARVAVPGGTIVDRASGQMLARGERLASPSVTGRIEHLGGMESSAAVDAVVQNTAARIEHDALRGEGGRFESVAALALFVAAIWFALFSCIVHALLLRGPIQPGVLLAGVAVLAGASSAGFVVGLPLARIIAVMRARSAGVVIKDAAALETLAGVDFAYFDKTGTLTAGAPYVVRLSWLRSAEPSMLSDVAALEAAATHPVGRAIARHLAAICVEPAVLDEPPVVRPNGVFGMVRGVLVEVSAAEPGESVPHDIRADTSVVCFRREGQTMGIFELSDPVRLDALQALRAMWHRGIACRILSGDSAASTIALGHRLGVPAAGNMGVADKARAVRALREAGGRVLHVSDGRPETARVIAADVIVAVAPNALPDSVAAPIVLRDPSLHSLVWLVDLARALRSRTRLLLTFALAYNAVIVPLCATGFVSPIAAAALSFGALLLICLLASRLMTNPRRWYVHDKLVRHPPAPFPTSTHGHSSAGKRQEFANSSRQ
- a CDS encoding S8 family serine peptidase, encoding MRTYGTRSRGSLFAVVVLANALAGHEARASWPPPAEATSKDVADPKYWPNDPDYGASAESDGQWTHYGFLPNAAAGIVRRKDEIAAGMSIDLAWRISIGDPRVIIAVTDTGVLWDKPDLLDKIFINHRELSTHKPLHADQSACGGVGEFAGFDCNGDGAFTISDYAESLSVPADDRNGNGVIDAGDLLLAFSDGIDDDGNGYADDIAGWDFAKDDNNPFDDTRAGHGTVDAAVAAASTNNGIAGAGVCPRCRVLPLRVADGLSADAQDFAQAVTYATDTGAKVVQSALQLPNMTRFAEAALAYAHAKNVLVVTATSHVGSRQNDMPATSNHTLVVHALGYDGTNAASSQSFLDARACAHYGGQGFLSASSPSCTSGVAGAVAGIAGLMASTALEHGPTPGLTAGEMQALLLNTADDVDVAESRVAGSPYQYSQYGFDERFGYGRINASRVLEAIVAKKIPAEVNITSPRWFEALYADAVGSPIAIDGLIAAPRANAYDYVVEWASGVEPSEKDFEGHIIAAQDNIDPTTKVGDATPLALLDVRHVAALIEGSSEALHPPSDHAITVRVRATAHYGGTVGDVASETRRTYFVHTDPDLAPGFPVALGDSIESSPKMADIDGDGVRDLVVLTSGGFVHAFALTKVGPTPLPGFPFQTNIVDGLASSSPPGIPSYTTAPGYTSGAVSVDVAREGFINAPAIADLDGDGTVEIVASSFAGTIYVIQSDGSSRPGFPKALPRVPSCPESPSMGPPLALCMDETNRIARGAFASPVLVDLDGDDKLDIVQAAFDGHVYAFDEAGNDVPGFPVAVNFAGAGQKPVHSRIMTTPAVADMNDDGIVDIAVGSSERVGQAGHFGALYVIDGRGMTAPFGPVLAGWPVTVTSSNIAPLFAEGLTSSPVIARFGAAAAVVAHGNGGIPFVLPSKPGPQATFGALPEFALPEHPDPMDGAKTIRGFDPADRFGPFSRVPQPNTMLGLLSSPAVGDIDQDGENDVVTAGGSASLVDRLRGDEPDDRGDHQVAAWSGATGAMLPGSPFLSEGWSSLQDHAIADLDGDDYPEIIGGSSGYLLHAYDGCGREPSGFPKFTGQWIAGTPAVGDLDDDGSLELAVGTRSGFLYVWRTRGRTDGVIAWESFHHDNRNTGNLATPLEQGVLRKAAAPLSEDACREPPPPPAFRALGGCACRTASSDEPVPPLALLLGGACVAFVRRRARR